In Fibrobacter sp. UWB2, one DNA window encodes the following:
- a CDS encoding expansin-like protein, whose amino-acid sequence MNKRSRSSWLLAAVLAGSLAVPFAFVACGDSTDGAPVAMGEDLSSSEMLAESSSSQESAKPLSSSAKISASSSSVKSESSSSEKSAESSSEKVTQSSSSSAEKAAESSSSEKPAESSDSGVCTNCDSYTAADPTLVENGGKGSVTTYGSITAKETSLGGACNYGQTNIQYYAAIHVNVSPGDDKGPWDGGAACGGCVHVKAKTPDGWKEVTVRITDRCPDANCGVDLGGAPASDIMGIQVGRYYGEWEFVSCEGVEGVWGDSTSIWVKEGASTYWSIIQVRNPKDAVRKIVFNELDGDKSYTLEFVVGTENFWTVPQEILQSNKKYSVVVTYRSGTDDEWILESSELTIPEANLYLYEHRKE is encoded by the coding sequence ATGAATAAAAGGTCACGTTCGAGTTGGTTGTTGGCGGCGGTGCTCGCAGGTTCGCTTGCGGTGCCGTTTGCGTTTGTGGCGTGTGGCGATTCGACTGATGGTGCGCCGGTTGCTATGGGCGAGGATCTATCTTCTTCCGAGATGTTGGCGGAATCTTCGTCTTCTCAAGAATCCGCGAAGCCATTGAGCAGTTCTGCGAAAATTTCTGCAAGTTCCAGCTCGGTGAAGTCCGAAAGCTCGAGCTCGGAAAAGTCCGCGGAATCTTCTTCTGAAAAGGTCACGCAATCATCAAGCTCTAGTGCCGAGAAGGCCGCAGAATCGTCTTCTTCCGAGAAGCCTGCGGAATCGTCGGATAGCGGTGTTTGCACGAACTGCGATAGCTATACGGCGGCAGACCCGACGCTTGTGGAAAACGGCGGTAAGGGCTCTGTGACAACTTACGGGAGCATCACTGCGAAAGAAACGAGTCTCGGTGGCGCCTGCAATTACGGACAGACGAATATTCAGTATTATGCGGCTATCCATGTGAATGTCTCGCCGGGCGATGACAAAGGCCCGTGGGATGGCGGCGCTGCTTGCGGAGGCTGCGTTCATGTGAAGGCAAAAACGCCGGATGGCTGGAAAGAAGTGACGGTACGCATTACGGACCGTTGCCCGGATGCAAACTGCGGCGTGGATTTGGGCGGTGCGCCCGCTAGCGATATCATGGGAATCCAGGTCGGCCGCTACTACGGTGAATGGGAATTCGTGAGCTGCGAAGGTGTTGAAGGCGTGTGGGGTGATTCCACATCCATTTGGGTCAAAGAAGGTGCAAGCACGTATTGGAGCATTATCCAGGTTCGTAACCCGAAAGATGCTGTCCGCAAAATCGTGTTCAATGAGTTGGATGGTGACAAGTCTTATACGCTTGAGTTTGTTGTGGGGACGGAAAACTTCTGGACCGTTCCGCAAGAAATTTTGCAGTCCAATAAAAAATATAGCGTAGTCGTTACGTATCGCAGCGGTACTGACGATGAATGGATTTTAGAAAGCTCCGAATTAACAATTCCTGAGGCGAACCTTTATCTGTACGAACACAGGAAGGAATAA
- a CDS encoding glycoside hydrolase family 11 protein, translating to MVNKIIIALSMGLTAGALAQDFCNTAKHTGASKKVNGNEVSSYNGVGYELWYDRATSGSLTIYEDGSMACSFQSAGDYLCRAGLSFDSDKKYDELGGDMLAEFKLVKQNINGADYSYVGVYGWMEEVSKSPSKLVEYYVVDNWLTGWRPGDWVASHKMGDYTIDGAKYSVYWGEHTGPAIKTQGNTTFLQYFSIRENARDCGVINISAHMRQWEKLGMEMGKLYEAKVLGEAGSMSNGVSGTADFPHIKVYVKGEEVPSSSSVALSSSSVASSSSKMVPSSSSEKVAKSSSSVGGSSSSGTDAIPFTVQRFDKAGIYQVFDMQGNFLGKVELKSGLSLKQAVANKFARSSVYLVKRGAFAKTIAVER from the coding sequence ATGGTGAATAAAATTATTATCGCTTTGAGTATGGGACTCACGGCGGGGGCATTGGCACAGGATTTTTGCAATACAGCGAAACATACTGGTGCAAGCAAAAAAGTGAACGGGAACGAAGTGAGCTCGTACAACGGTGTCGGTTACGAGCTTTGGTACGACAGGGCTACTTCAGGTTCGCTTACAATTTATGAAGATGGATCCATGGCATGTTCTTTCCAGAGTGCTGGAGACTACCTTTGCCGTGCGGGGCTTTCGTTCGATAGCGACAAGAAGTATGACGAACTTGGCGGCGATATGCTTGCGGAATTCAAGCTCGTGAAACAGAATATCAATGGTGCCGATTACTCCTATGTCGGTGTCTACGGTTGGATGGAAGAAGTTTCGAAATCCCCGAGCAAACTGGTCGAATATTATGTTGTCGATAACTGGCTGACGGGGTGGAGGCCTGGCGATTGGGTCGCTAGCCATAAGATGGGCGATTACACAATCGATGGTGCCAAATACTCCGTTTATTGGGGTGAACATACGGGGCCGGCCATCAAGACACAGGGCAATACGACTTTCTTGCAGTATTTCAGCATTCGTGAAAATGCCCGTGATTGCGGAGTCATCAATATTAGCGCTCACATGAGACAGTGGGAAAAGCTGGGCATGGAGATGGGAAAACTCTACGAAGCCAAGGTGCTTGGCGAAGCGGGGAGCATGAGTAACGGCGTTTCCGGTACGGCTGATTTCCCGCACATAAAGGTTTACGTCAAAGGTGAAGAAGTTCCGTCGTCCAGTTCCGTTGCTTTAAGTTCAAGTTCTGTGGCGTCGAGTTCGTCAAAAATGGTGCCGAGTTCGTCATCGGAGAAGGTAGCGAAATCTTCGAGCAGTGTTGGCGGTTCTTCGAGTTCGGGGACCGATGCGATTCCGTTTACGGTACAGCGCTTTGACAAGGCGGGGATTTATCAAGTGTTCGATATGCAGGGAAATTTCCTCGGCAAGGTTGAACTGAAGAGTGGTTTGTCGCTTAAGCAGGCTGTAGCAAACAAGTTTGCTCGTTCGTCCGTTTATCTGGTCAAGCGTGGGGCCTTTGCCAAGACGATTGCTGTCGAGCGATAA
- the guaB gene encoding IMP dehydrogenase, producing MKLLPEALTFDDVLLVPAESSVLPAQTDVSTQLAPNIKLNIPIISAAMDTVTTAPLAISLALQGGLGIIHKNMSIEDQAEEVRKVKRWQSGIVTNPVTLDADEPVSAAFEQRARNKVSGFPILSKGKLVGMLTSRDLRTVSDMNVKISTVMTKNPVTASPKVSLAKAKEILAEKRIEKLPLVDASGALKGLITMTDILKRENNPNASLDKNGQLLVGAAVSTSANTLERVAALVDAGVDLLIIDTAHGHHIGVRNMVKTVRKKYPKLTICAGNVCTPEAVEELAKCGANIVKVGIGPGSICTTRIIAGVGYPQFSAVVECGKMARKVGVKIIADGGLKFSGDIVKALAAGGHAVMVGSLFAGTEEAPGEVILADGRSYKSYRGMGSLGAMKAGSADRYFQGGVQEPRKFVPEGIEGRVPYKGPLRDTVYQLIGGIHSAMGYAGAANLEELYKKATFVRITGAGLRESHPHDVTITKEAPNYRTGD from the coding sequence ATGAAACTTTTGCCAGAAGCTTTGACGTTTGATGACGTCTTACTCGTTCCCGCTGAATCTTCTGTTCTTCCGGCTCAGACGGATGTGAGCACCCAGCTCGCCCCGAATATCAAGCTGAACATTCCTATAATCAGTGCTGCAATGGATACCGTTACGACGGCTCCGCTCGCTATTTCCCTTGCTTTGCAGGGTGGCCTCGGCATTATCCACAAGAATATGTCCATTGAAGACCAGGCTGAAGAAGTCCGCAAGGTCAAGCGCTGGCAGTCCGGTATTGTGACCAATCCGGTGACGCTCGATGCCGATGAACCGGTGTCTGCTGCTTTTGAACAGCGTGCTCGCAACAAGGTGAGCGGTTTCCCGATTCTCTCCAAGGGTAAGCTCGTCGGTATGCTCACGAGCCGCGACCTCCGCACCGTTAGCGACATGAACGTGAAAATCAGCACGGTCATGACCAAGAATCCGGTGACGGCAAGCCCGAAGGTGAGCCTCGCCAAGGCGAAGGAAATCCTCGCCGAAAAGCGCATTGAAAAGCTCCCGCTCGTGGACGCTTCTGGTGCTTTGAAGGGCCTCATCACGATGACGGACATCTTGAAGCGCGAAAACAACCCGAACGCAAGCCTCGACAAGAATGGTCAGTTGCTCGTTGGTGCTGCTGTTAGCACTTCTGCAAATACTCTTGAACGCGTCGCAGCCCTCGTGGATGCTGGCGTTGACTTGTTGATTATCGATACGGCTCACGGCCACCACATCGGTGTGCGTAACATGGTGAAGACCGTTCGCAAGAAATATCCGAAGCTCACGATTTGCGCCGGTAACGTTTGCACGCCGGAAGCTGTCGAAGAACTCGCCAAGTGCGGTGCCAACATCGTCAAGGTGGGTATCGGTCCGGGTTCCATCTGCACGACCCGTATCATTGCTGGTGTCGGTTACCCGCAGTTCTCCGCTGTCGTGGAATGCGGCAAGATGGCTCGCAAGGTCGGCGTGAAGATTATCGCTGACGGTGGCCTCAAGTTCTCTGGCGATATCGTCAAGGCTTTGGCTGCTGGCGGTCACGCTGTGATGGTGGGCTCTCTCTTTGCCGGTACCGAAGAAGCTCCGGGCGAAGTCATCCTCGCTGATGGCCGTAGCTACAAGAGCTACCGCGGCATGGGTTCTCTCGGCGCCATGAAGGCTGGCTCTGCTGACCGTTACTTCCAGGGTGGCGTTCAGGAACCGCGCAAGTTTGTTCCGGAAGGCATCGAAGGCCGTGTTCCGTACAAGGGACCGCTCCGCGACACCGTTTACCAGCTCATTGGCGGTATCCACTCTGCTATGGGTTATGCCGGTGCTGCGAACCTCGAAGAACTCTACAAGAAGGCTACGTTTGTCCGTATCACGGGCGCAGGCCTCCGTGAATCTCATCCGCACGATGTGACCATCACGAAGGAAGCCCCGAACTACAGAACGGGCGACTAA